Proteins encoded together in one Salarias fasciatus chromosome 17, fSalaFa1.1, whole genome shotgun sequence window:
- the LOC115404079 gene encoding heparan sulfate 2-O-sulfotransferase 1-like yields LLAVLVFGVSVMLIEKQIQKLDEWRAKLESVLLKPEVAETERRVGEDQPPPARGDHTVIIYNRVPQTASTSFTNIAYDLCRKNQFHVLHVNISPNNPVLSLQDQIRVVINITSWKEKKPGFYHGHMAYLDFAK; encoded by the exons ctcctggcgGTCCTGGTGTTCGGGGTGTCCGTGATGCTGATCGAGAAGCAGATCCAGAAACTGGACGAGTGGAGAGCGAAGCTCG AGAGCGTCCTCCTCAAGCCAGAGGTGGCTGAGACTGAGCGGCGTGTCGGTGAGGACCAGCCGCCGCCGGCCAGAGGAGACCACACGGTCATCATTTACAACAGAGTGCCCCAGACGGCCAGCACGTCCTTCACCAACATCGCCTACGACCTCTGCAGGAAAAACCAGTTCCACGTCCTGCACGTCAACATCTCCCCAAACAaccctgtcctctctctgcaggaccag ATTCGTGTTGTGATAAACATCACCTCATGGAAAGAGAAGAAGCCCGGCTTCTACCACGGCCACATGGCTTATCTGGACTTCGCAAAGTAA